In one Lycium barbarum isolate Lr01 chromosome 7, ASM1917538v2, whole genome shotgun sequence genomic region, the following are encoded:
- the LOC132603589 gene encoding nudix hydrolase 18, mitochondrial-like, giving the protein MQIKKSFSMSSRTGRDLQRYNRGCRQVVGCIPYRCKKTDPSSCVQGNPIDNLEFLLISSQKNPRMMFPKGGWEIDESLEEAASRETFEEAGVVGEVEVQEYLGTWSFKSKSQGTFHEGHMFPLRVTEELDDWPEKTVRRRLWVKFSEAREVCWHPWMKEALDVFASKVSKRKEGTQLYHFKDLSDENTVVCCS; this is encoded by the exons atgcaaatCAAGAAATCTTTCTCAATGTCCTCTCGCACAGGAAGAGATTTGCAAAGATACAATCGTGGTTGTCGTCAAGTTGTTGG ATGCATTCCATATAGATGCAAGAAAACGGACCCATCATCATGTGTTCAGGGTAACCCTATAGATAATTTGGAATTTTTATTGATCAGCTCACAGAAGAATCCAAGAATGATGTTTCCTAAG GGTGGTTGGGAAATTGATGAATCATTGGAAGAGGCAGCTTCAAGAGAGACCTTTGAAGAAGCTGGAGTGGTTGGTGAGGTTGAGGTTCAG GAATATTTAGGTACCTGGAGTTTCAAAAGCAAAAGCCAAGGCACATTTCATGAGGGTCACATGTTTCCTCTGCGTGTCACGGAGGAACTAGACGATTGGCCTGAGAAAACTGTTCGTCGGCGTTTATGG GTGAAATTTAGTGAAGCCAGGGAAGTATGTTGGCATCCCTGGATGAAAGAAGCATTGGATGTCTTTGCTTCTAAGGTGTCAAAGAGAAAAGAAGGGACTCAGTTATACCATTTCAAGGACTTGTCGGATGAAAATACTGTAGTGTGTTGTAGCTAA